A region of Bradyrhizobium sp. SZCCHNS1050 DNA encodes the following proteins:
- a CDS encoding SDR family NAD(P)-dependent oxidoreductase encodes MSKIDAQPLAIVTGVGPGTGSAIVRRFAAGGYRVAMLARDKARLDALSAEIPSSIPMACDVSDSAALARVLDEIDRRSGPPKVVVHNAVGGAFGKFQEVGPEVLRANFETNVMALLHLARHVAPPMIAAGGGALLVTGNTSALRGKANFAGFAPTKAAQRILAESIARDLGPQGIHVAYLVIDAVIDVPWQRERMKDAPDEFFIKPAAIAEEIYHIAHQDRSAWSFLSEVRPYREPW; translated from the coding sequence ATGAGCAAGATTGATGCGCAGCCGCTGGCAATTGTCACCGGAGTCGGACCTGGTACCGGCTCTGCTATCGTCAGGCGGTTCGCGGCCGGAGGGTATCGCGTCGCGATGCTCGCGCGCGACAAGGCGCGCCTGGACGCGCTATCGGCGGAGATTCCGTCGAGTATTCCGATGGCGTGTGACGTCTCGGACTCGGCAGCGCTCGCGCGGGTGCTCGACGAGATCGACCGGCGGTCCGGCCCGCCGAAGGTCGTTGTCCATAACGCGGTTGGCGGGGCGTTCGGAAAGTTTCAGGAGGTAGGTCCCGAGGTTCTCCGAGCCAATTTCGAGACGAACGTGATGGCACTGCTCCATCTCGCGCGGCACGTCGCGCCCCCAATGATAGCGGCTGGCGGCGGAGCGCTCCTCGTAACGGGCAACACGTCGGCTCTGCGAGGAAAGGCGAACTTCGCGGGTTTTGCGCCGACGAAGGCAGCCCAGCGTATCCTCGCCGAGTCGATCGCGCGCGACCTCGGCCCGCAAGGGATTCACGTGGCTTATCTGGTCATCGATGCGGTCATTGACGTGCCATGGCAGCGGGAGCGAATGAAGGACGCGCCCGACGAGTTCTTCATCAAACCCGCGGCGATCGCCGAGGAAATCTACCACATCGCGCATCAGGACCGCTCGGCGTGGTCTTTCCTCTCGGAAGTGCGACCGTACCGCGAACCCTGGTAG
- a CDS encoding alpha/beta hydrolase produces the protein MNSQSRRTMITAGALGAAALALPLKAQAAASSATASTQFVDVGGRRLAYRSVGTGKPLVLCNRFRGVLDLWDPAFIDGLAAQGFQVVTFDYSGLGQSTGEKSYNPMSLAKDGKDLIEALGLKEVAIGGWSIGGIAAQILLAMTGPMATHVVLLATTPPGPLVKTGEQLFYDTAAIPGIALEQFTTVFFEPADAGSRAASKRSFDRIMARKKDRSPDVPADWAMAQIGNTPRNPVFPSDQILQLLKTTSVPILHLGADHDIVFPIENWYALNRQLPTLHLITYARAGHGPHHQYPDEASAQIGAFIKATSKG, from the coding sequence ATGAACTCTCAATCCCGTCGCACGATGATCACCGCCGGAGCGCTGGGCGCTGCGGCACTTGCGCTACCGCTGAAGGCGCAGGCCGCCGCCAGTTCGGCGACCGCCTCCACCCAGTTCGTCGACGTTGGCGGACGCCGCCTCGCCTATCGATCCGTCGGCACGGGCAAGCCGCTGGTCCTGTGCAACCGTTTTCGAGGCGTCCTCGATCTTTGGGATCCCGCCTTCATCGACGGATTGGCCGCACAGGGCTTTCAGGTCGTAACCTTCGACTATTCAGGTCTTGGCCAGTCGACTGGCGAAAAATCCTACAATCCGATGTCGCTCGCGAAGGATGGCAAGGATCTCATCGAGGCACTCGGCCTCAAGGAGGTCGCGATCGGTGGATGGTCGATCGGTGGGATCGCCGCGCAGATCTTGCTGGCAATGACCGGGCCGATGGCAACTCATGTGGTTCTGTTGGCTACGACACCTCCGGGCCCGCTGGTCAAGACGGGCGAACAACTCTTCTATGATACCGCGGCAATCCCCGGCATCGCATTGGAGCAGTTCACGACTGTGTTCTTCGAACCTGCGGACGCAGGCAGCCGGGCGGCTTCAAAGCGCTCGTTCGATCGCATCATGGCGCGAAAGAAAGACCGCAGCCCCGACGTTCCGGCCGACTGGGCCATGGCGCAGATCGGCAACACGCCGCGTAACCCGGTGTTTCCATCAGACCAGATTTTGCAGCTCTTGAAGACGACGTCGGTTCCGATCCTGCACCTGGGAGCCGACCACGACATCGTGTTCCCGATCGAGAACTGGTATGCGTTGAATCGACAGCTGCCGACCCTTCATCTGATCACCTATGCGCGAGCCGGGCACGGGCCGCATCATCAATATCCGGACGAGGCTTCCGCCCAAATCGGCGCTTTCATCAAGGCCACCAGCAAGGGCTGA
- a CDS encoding 2-hydroxychromene-2-carboxylate isomerase — translation MTSIDFYFDFRSPYSYLAHSQLGTLDAELSYHPVDIVAAMKQGGNTPTTLTCPAKGKYAGADLQRWAKRYGVPLSRHKDIKSIDGRRPLRAAEDCGLAKEVVAAIFPAFWRHGLPLSTAGDLVRILEASGIRDPQVASSVDSSELDDRLTQRNEAAGARGIFGAPTFIVNDEMFFDNDRLEFIREELRAA, via the coding sequence ATGACCAGCATCGACTTCTATTTCGACTTTCGCAGTCCTTATTCCTATCTCGCCCACTCTCAGCTCGGCACGCTGGATGCTGAGCTGAGCTACCATCCTGTAGATATCGTCGCAGCCATGAAGCAGGGCGGTAACACGCCGACGACCTTGACCTGTCCGGCCAAAGGCAAATACGCCGGCGCAGATCTACAGCGCTGGGCGAAGAGATACGGCGTACCGCTGAGCCGGCATAAGGACATAAAATCGATCGACGGCCGCAGGCCGCTGCGCGCGGCGGAAGATTGCGGTCTCGCCAAGGAGGTCGTTGCGGCGATCTTTCCGGCGTTCTGGCGACATGGCTTGCCGCTGAGCACAGCCGGGGATCTGGTGCGGATCCTTGAAGCTTCCGGAATACGTGACCCCCAAGTTGCTTCCAGTGTCGATAGCAGCGAATTGGATGATCGGTTGACGCAGAGAAATGAAGCAGCGGGAGCGCGTGGCATCTTCGGCGCGCCGACTTTCATCGTGAACGACGAAATGTTTTTCGACAATGACCGCCTTGAATTCATTCGCGAAGAACTGAGGGCAGCATGA
- a CDS encoding helix-turn-helix domain-containing protein produces MNSAAKLFREKGIDGVTVAEIMDAAGLTHGGFPRHFASKQELVTEALADVFEASRRQPLLPTDVRGFARAYLRPEHRDAAGAGCVFAALGPEMSRAPAPTRRVLTEEMRRQIEQFMASAPGDDPHQKRVAAIGSWAAMIGAMLLARISDSEELSDEILQATRAFLGAEP; encoded by the coding sequence GTGAACTCGGCCGCTAAGTTGTTCCGGGAAAAGGGAATTGACGGTGTTACCGTCGCCGAGATCATGGACGCAGCGGGGCTGACGCACGGCGGCTTTCCAAGGCACTTTGCGAGCAAACAGGAGCTCGTGACCGAGGCCCTGGCGGACGTTTTCGAGGCCAGCAGGCGTCAACCCCTGCTGCCGACGGATGTCCGTGGCTTCGCCCGCGCGTATCTGCGGCCAGAACATCGGGATGCGGCGGGGGCGGGATGCGTCTTCGCGGCGCTCGGGCCCGAGATGTCGCGGGCGCCGGCGCCCACACGCCGCGTCCTGACCGAGGAGATGCGACGGCAGATCGAACAATTCATGGCCTCGGCGCCAGGTGACGATCCGCACCAGAAGCGTGTCGCGGCGATCGGCAGTTGGGCAGCGATGATTGGGGCGATGTTGCTCGCGCGCATCTCCGATTCAGAAGAACTGTCGGACGAAATCCTACAGGCGACCCGCGCGTTCCTCGGCGCGGAGCCCTGA
- a CDS encoding helix-turn-helix domain-containing protein has product MRPDELAQLKTLPLFADLSEENLKRLLGAALLQQFPPGVRLAREGDQADFLHVLIGGLVEIYTELDEAEWGISLLRPVSTFILAAVVVDQAYLNSARTLTESRVLLIPARDVRALFDEDIAFARIVAQELAYAYRASVKKLKGTLARSSIERLANWILAEAQREPGHANIVIPFDRGTLASHIGTTRENLSRSLAQLTSHGVRVRGREIVIDHKERLELFARPKPLIDDPGS; this is encoded by the coding sequence TTGCGCCCCGACGAACTCGCCCAGTTGAAGACGCTGCCGCTGTTTGCGGACCTCAGCGAGGAGAACCTGAAGCGGCTGCTCGGCGCGGCTCTGCTGCAGCAATTTCCGCCCGGGGTGCGGTTGGCTCGCGAGGGAGATCAGGCCGACTTCCTGCATGTGCTGATTGGCGGGTTGGTGGAAATCTACACCGAGCTCGACGAGGCCGAGTGGGGCATCTCACTGCTGCGTCCCGTGTCGACCTTCATACTTGCTGCAGTCGTGGTCGATCAGGCGTATCTCAATTCAGCCCGCACGCTGACGGAGTCGCGGGTGCTGCTGATCCCCGCCCGCGATGTAAGGGCACTCTTCGACGAAGACATCGCATTCGCACGGATTGTTGCTCAGGAGCTGGCGTATGCCTATCGCGCTTCTGTCAAGAAACTGAAGGGCACCCTGGCCCGGTCGAGCATCGAGCGCCTCGCCAACTGGATCCTCGCCGAAGCCCAGCGCGAACCGGGGCATGCGAATATCGTCATCCCATTCGACCGCGGCACGCTGGCCTCCCACATCGGCACGACGCGCGAAAACCTGTCACGCAGTCTTGCCCAACTTACGAGCCATGGGGTTCGCGTCCGCGGACGAGAGATCGTCATCGACCACAAGGAGCGGTTGGAGCTGTTTGCCCGGCCAAAGCCCCTGATCGACGATCCCGGCTCGTAG
- a CDS encoding SDR family oxidoreductase, with protein sequence MSTALITGASSGIGAVYARRLAARGHDLVLVARATERMAALAAELRKAHGIAVEVLTADLTDAAQLQMVANRLHSGSPVEILVNNAGAALLGPFEAADPAAMEQLLKLNVTAPTLLASAAIGGMVKRGSGAIINLGSVVSFMPAFFPGIYSATKSYVLTFSQGLAAEVGPKGVYVQAVVPAATRTEIWERAGADLSKIPNLMGVEDLVDAALVGFDRREAVTIPPLSDLGLWEAFEGARAVLPSGLGAQPAERYRARASA encoded by the coding sequence ATGTCCACTGCACTCATCACCGGCGCCTCCAGCGGCATCGGCGCCGTCTATGCGCGGCGCCTCGCCGCGCGCGGCCATGACCTCGTCCTCGTCGCTCGCGCGACGGAGCGAATGGCGGCCCTGGCCGCGGAACTGCGCAAGGCGCACGGGATTGCCGTCGAAGTCCTGACAGCGGATTTGACGGATGCCGCGCAGCTGCAAATGGTGGCGAACCGGCTCCATTCGGGCAGCCCAGTCGAGATTCTGGTCAACAACGCTGGCGCGGCGCTGCTCGGCCCGTTCGAGGCGGCGGATCCCGCCGCCATGGAGCAACTGCTCAAGCTCAATGTGACTGCGCCGACGCTGCTGGCTTCGGCGGCGATCGGGGGCATGGTGAAACGCGGAAGCGGCGCCATCATCAATCTCGGTTCGGTGGTGTCGTTCATGCCCGCGTTTTTTCCGGGGATTTATTCGGCGACCAAGTCTTACGTGCTCACGTTCTCGCAGGGGCTGGCGGCCGAGGTCGGGCCCAAGGGCGTCTACGTCCAGGCCGTGGTACCGGCGGCAACCAGGACCGAAATCTGGGAACGGGCGGGTGCCGATCTCTCGAAAATTCCTAATCTCATGGGCGTCGAGGACCTGGTCGACGCGGCGCTGGTCGGCTTCGATCGCCGCGAAGCCGTGACGATACCGCCCCTTTCGGACCTGGGCCTCTGGGAGGCGTTCGAGGGCGCACGAGCGGTTCTGCCCTCAGGTTTGGGTGCGCAGCCCGCCGAGCGCTACCGCGCGCGCGCCAGCGCCTAG
- a CDS encoding MaoC family dehydratase gives MKGSSLPDISPKEYAAMVGKEVGVSRWFEIDQSRIDQFADITEDWQFIHIDPVKAAETPFAGTVAHGFLTLSLLAPMAFDALPKLSGRVMAVNYGFDRIRFVSAVRSGGRVRARFKLLDMTARNPKEVATKLEVSVEIEGAQKPALIAEWLGVAYFAEAVVV, from the coding sequence ATGAAAGGATCGAGCCTGCCTGACATTTCGCCGAAGGAATATGCGGCAATGGTGGGCAAGGAGGTCGGCGTGTCACGCTGGTTCGAGATTGACCAATCTCGCATCGACCAATTCGCCGACATTACGGAGGATTGGCAATTCATCCACATAGATCCGGTGAAGGCCGCCGAGACGCCGTTTGCCGGAACCGTCGCTCACGGCTTCCTGACGCTTTCTTTGCTTGCGCCGATGGCGTTTGACGCGCTTCCGAAGCTTTCGGGGAGAGTCATGGCGGTCAACTATGGTTTCGACAGGATACGATTTGTGTCCGCCGTACGATCCGGAGGTCGGGTGCGGGCCAGATTCAAACTTCTGGATATGACGGCTCGCAATCCGAAGGAGGTGGCCACCAAGTTGGAGGTCTCTGTTGAGATCGAGGGGGCGCAAAAACCCGCGTTGATCGCCGAATGGCTCGGAGTGGCCTATTTCGCCGAAGCAGTCGTCGTCTAA
- a CDS encoding AMP-binding protein: MTTNVAARATSDVNFAPREVSIEAHPDGSLILRSPINFVEPSWSVTDFLPVWAMQEPDRVFLAQREAAGWQKISYRQMWLRTQSVGQGLIDRGAQPGDRIAILSGNSIEHAIVMFAAMSIGMAVAPISPNYTLMPGGLSRLTDIARLLKPSFVFVQDGSAFAAARSVSGLEEATWIACGGSDGLLPLEALYEGRPTSEFQRRFGNLDRDAIAKILFTSGSTGLPKGVINTHRMMACALEMGSLLAPANQAPVQVEWLPWHHTMGGNVILQGTLKNGGTLYIDDGRPVPQLFHKTVANLREIFPTAMFNVPGGYTLLCDVLEADEHFRNTFFNRMERMTYAGAAIPQSTLDKLYDLSLRATGRRIPVMSGYGTTETAPTISTTHWATEEPGEVGLPGPGLRLKLLPAGDSYEVRVKGPNVTPGYFGRSDLTESAFDEEGYYRVGDTVAFLDPKQPHLGLRFTGRLSENFKLTNGTWVVVGNLRATILGATRGVLQDVVIAGENRDQCAVLAWLNPSQAKQHASAPVGDLERDPGVLAFLRECFRAHNETVGSSERIRSFKLLKELPSLAAGEITDKAYVNQRAVLGHRAHSVEELYAGSPAEDVTFI, encoded by the coding sequence ATGACGACGAATGTTGCCGCGCGCGCCACGTCTGACGTCAACTTCGCTCCACGCGAGGTCAGTATCGAAGCGCATCCCGATGGAAGCCTCATCCTGAGGTCGCCGATCAACTTCGTCGAGCCGAGCTGGTCGGTCACCGACTTTCTACCCGTATGGGCGATGCAGGAGCCCGATCGCGTCTTTCTGGCGCAACGCGAAGCTGCCGGGTGGCAAAAGATATCGTATCGGCAGATGTGGCTACGGACTCAGTCCGTAGGTCAGGGGTTGATCGATCGCGGAGCTCAGCCGGGCGACAGGATTGCAATTCTCTCCGGGAATTCGATCGAGCATGCAATCGTCATGTTCGCGGCCATGTCGATCGGGATGGCCGTCGCTCCCATTTCGCCCAACTATACATTGATGCCGGGCGGGCTGTCCCGCTTGACGGACATCGCTCGGCTGCTCAAGCCATCATTTGTATTCGTCCAGGACGGCAGCGCCTTTGCGGCAGCCCGATCAGTTAGTGGGCTGGAGGAGGCGACTTGGATCGCATGCGGTGGATCCGACGGGCTTCTGCCGCTTGAGGCCCTGTACGAGGGACGACCAACCTCGGAGTTTCAGCGGCGGTTCGGAAACCTCGATCGTGACGCCATCGCAAAAATTCTGTTCACGTCGGGCTCGACCGGCCTGCCGAAGGGCGTCATCAACACGCATCGCATGATGGCATGCGCCCTCGAAATGGGCAGTCTGCTGGCGCCGGCAAACCAAGCTCCGGTTCAGGTCGAGTGGTTGCCCTGGCATCACACGATGGGGGGCAATGTCATTCTGCAGGGCACCCTGAAGAATGGGGGGACGCTCTACATCGACGACGGACGCCCCGTCCCGCAACTCTTCCATAAGACCGTCGCCAACCTGAGGGAAATTTTCCCCACAGCGATGTTCAACGTGCCCGGCGGCTACACGCTCCTGTGTGATGTTCTCGAAGCGGACGAGCATTTCAGAAATACATTCTTCAACCGCATGGAGCGAATGACCTACGCCGGAGCGGCAATTCCGCAGTCCACACTGGACAAGCTCTATGACCTGTCATTGCGTGCGACCGGCCGCCGCATTCCCGTCATGTCTGGGTACGGCACGACCGAAACGGCGCCAACGATCAGCACGACGCACTGGGCCACCGAGGAACCGGGAGAGGTCGGCCTTCCTGGACCTGGTCTCAGGCTCAAGTTGCTGCCTGCGGGAGACAGTTACGAGGTTCGCGTAAAGGGGCCGAACGTCACGCCGGGATACTTCGGCAGATCCGATCTCACGGAAAGTGCATTCGACGAGGAGGGCTACTACCGGGTCGGAGACACCGTGGCTTTCCTCGATCCGAAGCAGCCGCATCTCGGATTGAGATTCACGGGACGTCTTTCCGAAAACTTCAAGCTCACGAACGGGACCTGGGTGGTTGTCGGGAACCTCAGGGCGACCATCCTGGGCGCAACGCGTGGCGTTCTTCAGGACGTCGTCATTGCGGGCGAAAACCGGGACCAATGCGCGGTTCTCGCCTGGCTAAATCCCAGCCAAGCCAAACAACACGCCTCCGCGCCCGTTGGCGATCTCGAGCGAGATCCAGGCGTGCTGGCATTCCTGAGAGAGTGCTTTCGGGCACACAACGAAACAGTCGGAAGCAGCGAACGAATCCGCTCATTCAAGTTGCTGAAGGAGCTTCCGTCGCTTGCCGCTGGTGAAATCACCGACAAGGCCTATGTAAATCAGCGGGCTGTACTCGGCCACCGAGCGCATAGCGTTGAGGAATTGTATGCCGGGTCACCTGCTGAAGATGTGACCTTCATCTGA
- a CDS encoding iron-containing alcohol dehydrogenase encodes MIKVGLHQYPPMDQVIFGKPAGQALAEEAERLNAHRVFLIASHTLNTKTDEIEKIRKALGSRYAGTFDGVPQHTTRTSAVAAAARAVGAGADLIVAVGGGSVVDAAKIVLMCIEHKITDEGGLDGFEVVSTPEGPRPGPFRAPRVRMIAIPSTLSGGEYNAGSLVTDTRRKLKQIFHHPLMMPRSIILDPAITVHTPQNLWLGSGTRAMDHGIEAVCSPRGDPLVESVCLRGLRYLYDGLLATKMNPDDLEARQSCQLGSWLSAFGLQCRVPMGASHAIGHVLGGTCDVPHYFCTAVMMPSVLEFNRPDTAGAQDKLAEAWGVPGAKASETFAEFIRQLELPRRLSEVGVTEDKFDLIGRNAMLSVFTRANPRPIKGPEDIVKILRMAA; translated from the coding sequence ATGATCAAGGTTGGACTTCATCAATATCCCCCGATGGATCAGGTGATCTTCGGAAAGCCTGCCGGGCAAGCGCTGGCCGAGGAGGCGGAGCGGCTCAACGCGCACAGGGTGTTTCTGATTGCCAGCCATACGTTGAATACGAAAACCGACGAGATCGAAAAGATCCGCAAAGCATTAGGTTCTAGGTATGCGGGGACGTTTGATGGGGTCCCGCAGCACACCACCCGTACGTCTGCCGTAGCTGCAGCCGCAAGGGCGGTCGGGGCGGGCGCCGACCTGATCGTGGCCGTCGGCGGTGGTTCTGTCGTCGACGCGGCAAAAATCGTTCTGATGTGCATTGAGCACAAGATCACCGATGAGGGCGGCCTCGACGGGTTTGAAGTAGTCTCGACCCCGGAGGGCCCGCGCCCTGGTCCGTTTCGAGCCCCGCGCGTCAGGATGATCGCCATCCCGAGTACATTGTCCGGCGGCGAATACAACGCCGGTAGCCTCGTTACCGATACACGGCGGAAACTGAAGCAGATCTTTCACCATCCCTTGATGATGCCTCGTTCGATCATCCTCGATCCCGCGATTACGGTTCACACGCCCCAAAACTTGTGGCTCGGCTCCGGAACGCGCGCGATGGACCACGGGATCGAAGCCGTCTGCTCGCCGAGAGGCGATCCCCTCGTCGAAAGCGTTTGCCTGCGAGGACTGCGCTATCTCTATGACGGGCTGCTCGCGACAAAAATGAATCCGGACGATCTTGAGGCCCGGCAATCCTGCCAACTCGGGTCGTGGCTGTCCGCCTTCGGGCTGCAGTGTCGGGTTCCGATGGGGGCGAGCCATGCTATCGGACACGTGCTTGGCGGTACATGCGATGTGCCGCATTACTTTTGCACCGCGGTTATGATGCCCAGCGTGCTGGAGTTCAATCGCCCGGATACGGCTGGAGCACAAGACAAGCTCGCCGAAGCTTGGGGAGTGCCGGGGGCGAAAGCAAGCGAGACCTTCGCCGAATTTATACGACAGTTGGAGCTCCCGCGTCGATTGTCTGAAGTTGGCGTGACCGAGGACAAATTCGATCTGATCGGACGGAACGCGATGCTTTCGGTTTTCACGCGCGCAAACCCGCGTCCGATCAAAGGCCCCGAAGACATCGTTAAGATTCTCCGGATGGCCGCTTAG